The Pseudomonas sp. TH06 genome has a window encoding:
- a CDS encoding efflux RND transporter permease subunit, with protein sequence MNLSGPFIKRPVATMLLSLAIMLLGGVSFGLLPVAPLPQMDFPVIVVQASLPGASPEVMASTVATPLERSFGAIAGVNTMSSRSSQGSTRVILQFDLDRDINGAAREVQAAINASRNLLPSGMRSMPTYKKVNPSQAPIMVLSLTSDVLEKGQLYDLASTILSQSLSQVQGVGEVQIGGSSLPAVRIELEPQALNQYGVALDDVRKTIADANVRRPKGSVEDGQRLWQIQANDQLEKAKDYESLIIHYADGAALRLKDVAKVSDGVEDRYNSGFFNDDAAVLLVINRQAGANIIETVNEIKAQLPALQAVLPASVKLNLAMDRSPVIKATLHEAEMTLLIAVALVILVVFLFLGNFRASLIPTLAVPVSLVGTFAVMYLYGFSLNNLSLMALILATGLVVDDAIVVLENISRHIDEGVKPMQAAYLGAKEVGFTLLSMNVSLVAVFLSILFMGGIVESLFREFSITLAAAIVVSLVVSLTLTPMLCARWLKPHTPGQENRLQRWSRQTNDWMVGKYATSLDWVLRHRRLTLLSLIITVGVNVALYVVVPKTFMPQQDTGQLIGFVRGDDGLSFSVMQPKMETFRRAVLKDEAVESVAGFIGGTNGTNNAFMLVRLKPIKERQLSAQKVIERLRKEMPKVAGAQLMLMADQDLQFGGGREQTTSQYSYILQSGDLGELRKWYPKVVAALRALPELTAIDAREGKGAQQVTLIVDRDQAKRLGVDMNMVTAVLNNAYSQRQISTIYDSLNQYQVVMEVNPKYAQDPVTLKQVQVITADGARIPLSTIAHYESSLEDDRVSHEGQFASEDISFDMAEGVTVEQGSAAIERAIAKLGLPEDVIAKMAGTADAFAATQKSQPFMILGALLAVYLVLGVLYESYIHPLTILSTLPSAGVGALLSIYALGGEFSLISLLGLFLLIGVVKKNAILMIDLALQLERHHGMTPLESIRSACLQRLRPILMTTLAAILGALPLLLSRAEGAEMRQPLGLTIIGGLIFSQVLTLYTTPVVYLYLDKLRHRFNKWRGVRTDAALETPL encoded by the coding sequence ATGAATCTTTCTGGTCCTTTCATCAAGCGCCCGGTCGCGACCATGCTCCTGAGCCTGGCGATCATGTTGCTCGGCGGTGTGAGTTTCGGTTTGCTGCCGGTGGCGCCGTTGCCGCAAATGGACTTCCCGGTGATCGTCGTGCAGGCGAGCCTGCCCGGTGCCAGTCCGGAAGTCATGGCGTCCACCGTGGCCACGCCGCTGGAACGTTCGTTCGGCGCCATCGCCGGCGTCAACACCATGAGCAGTCGATCCAGTCAGGGATCGACCCGGGTCATTCTGCAATTTGACCTCGACCGCGACATCAATGGCGCGGCGCGGGAAGTGCAGGCAGCGATCAACGCTTCGCGCAATCTGCTGCCGAGCGGGATGCGCAGCATGCCGACCTACAAGAAGGTCAACCCGTCGCAGGCACCGATCATGGTGCTGTCGTTGACCTCGGACGTGCTGGAAAAAGGCCAGCTCTACGACTTGGCGTCGACCATTCTTTCGCAGAGCCTGTCGCAGGTTCAGGGCGTCGGTGAAGTGCAGATCGGCGGCAGCTCCTTGCCGGCGGTGCGCATCGAACTCGAACCGCAGGCACTGAACCAGTACGGCGTGGCGCTCGACGATGTACGCAAGACCATCGCCGACGCCAACGTGCGCCGGCCCAAGGGCTCGGTCGAGGACGGTCAACGGTTGTGGCAGATTCAGGCCAACGACCAACTGGAAAAAGCCAAGGATTACGAATCGCTGATCATCCATTACGCCGACGGTGCCGCGTTGCGCCTCAAGGATGTGGCCAAAGTCAGCGATGGCGTCGAAGACCGTTACAACAGCGGTTTCTTCAACGATGACGCGGCGGTGCTGCTGGTGATCAACCGCCAGGCCGGCGCCAACATCATCGAGACGGTCAACGAGATCAAGGCGCAGCTCCCCGCGTTGCAAGCGGTGCTGCCGGCCAGCGTCAAGCTGAATCTGGCGATGGACCGCTCGCCGGTGATCAAGGCGACATTGCACGAAGCCGAAATGACCTTGCTGATCGCCGTGGCACTGGTGATTCTGGTGGTGTTCCTGTTTCTCGGTAACTTCCGCGCTTCGCTGATTCCGACGTTGGCGGTGCCGGTGTCGCTGGTCGGTACCTTCGCGGTGATGTACCTGTATGGTTTTTCGCTGAACAACCTGTCGCTGATGGCGCTGATTCTTGCCACTGGCCTGGTGGTGGACGACGCCATTGTGGTGCTGGAAAACATTTCCCGGCACATCGACGAAGGCGTCAAACCGATGCAGGCCGCCTACCTCGGCGCCAAGGAAGTCGGCTTCACGCTTCTGTCGATGAACGTTTCGCTGGTCGCGGTGTTCCTGTCGATTCTGTTCATGGGCGGGATTGTCGAGAGCCTGTTCCGCGAGTTTTCCATCACCTTGGCCGCAGCCATCGTGGTATCGCTGGTGGTGTCCCTGACGCTCACACCAATGCTCTGCGCCCGCTGGCTCAAGCCGCACACCCCGGGCCAGGAAAACCGTTTGCAACGCTGGAGTCGCCAGACCAACGACTGGATGGTCGGCAAATATGCCACCAGCCTTGATTGGGTGCTTCGCCATCGACGCCTGACGCTGCTCAGCCTGATCATCACCGTTGGCGTCAATGTGGCGCTATATGTGGTGGTTCCTAAAACCTTCATGCCGCAGCAGGACACCGGGCAGTTGATCGGTTTTGTGCGTGGCGACGACGGGCTGTCGTTCAGCGTGATGCAGCCGAAAATGGAAACCTTCCGCCGCGCCGTGCTCAAGGACGAAGCGGTAGAGAGTGTCGCCGGGTTCATCGGTGGCACCAACGGCACCAACAACGCGTTCATGCTGGTACGTCTGAAGCCGATCAAGGAGCGCCAGTTGTCGGCGCAGAAAGTCATCGAACGCCTGCGCAAGGAAATGCCCAAGGTAGCCGGTGCGCAACTGATGCTGATGGCGGATCAGGACCTGCAATTCGGCGGAGGCCGGGAACAGACCACTTCGCAGTACAGCTACATCCTGCAAAGCGGTGATCTGGGTGAGTTGCGCAAGTGGTATCCAAAGGTCGTCGCGGCATTGCGAGCCTTACCGGAACTGACCGCGATTGATGCCCGCGAAGGCAAGGGCGCGCAGCAAGTGACGTTGATTGTCGACCGTGATCAGGCCAAACGCCTGGGCGTCGACATGAACATGGTCACGGCGGTGCTGAACAACGCTTACAGCCAGCGGCAGATTTCGACGATCTACGACAGCCTCAACCAGTATCAAGTGGTGATGGAGGTCAATCCGAAATACGCCCAGGACCCGGTGACGCTCAAGCAGGTGCAGGTGATCACGGCTGACGGTGCGCGGATTCCGCTGTCGACCATCGCTCACTACGAGAGCAGTCTGGAAGACGACCGGGTCAGCCACGAAGGCCAGTTTGCCTCCGAGGACATTTCCTTCGACATGGCCGAAGGCGTGACGGTGGAGCAGGGCAGCGCCGCCATCGAGCGGGCGATTGCCAAGCTCGGCTTGCCGGAGGATGTGATCGCGAAAATGGCCGGTACCGCCGACGCCTTTGCCGCCACCCAGAAGAGCCAGCCGTTCATGATCCTCGGCGCGTTGCTGGCGGTGTATCTGGTCCTCGGTGTGCTGTATGAGAGCTACATTCACCCGCTGACGATTCTGTCGACGCTGCCTTCGGCCGGGGTCGGCGCATTGCTATCGATCTATGCACTGGGCGGCGAGTTCAGCCTGATCTCGTTGCTCGGGTTGTTCCTGCTGATCGGCGTGGTGAAGAAAAACGCGATCCTGATGATCGATCTTGCACTGCAACTGGAGCGGCATCACGGCATGACGCCGCTGGAATCGATCCGCAGTGCTTGCCTGCAACGTCTGCGACCGATTCTGATGACGACGCTGGCGGCGATTCTCGGTGCCTTGCCGCTGCTGCTCAGCCGTGCCGAAGGCGCGGAAATGCGCCAGCCATTGGGCTTGACCATCATCGGCGGACTGATTTTCAGCCAGGTGCTGACGCTTTACACCACCCCGGTGGTTTACCTCTATCTCGACAAGCTGCGCCATCGCTTCAACAAATGGCGTGGCGTGCGTACTGATGCCGCTCTGGAAACTCCGCTATGA